The Parashewanella spongiae genome has a window encoding:
- a CDS encoding ISKra4 family transposase translates to MKLAYSNSLEFSFFSEAKLKFERIISHLEDKQVKQESHGEVEAYIDTEGTELLRCLLQGFLDIKTAEEPRQQVCSNRDIALNYLKNNCKRNLESLFGTVTMHRKGYSQRRCDSVFPMDGELNLSKDKYSDGVRLRLATEAVKGSYDDAVSSIDTTTGAHVPKRQARQIVQDIAQDFDGFYLQQRYLKPENTSDLLVLTMDGKGIVMQPNSLREGTQKAAKQQKLKGRLSAGEKKDRKRMAEVAAVYTTKPLHRTPESIMSRNDNSNVRPLRVPPRNKRVWASVERSAATVIEEAFLEALERDPTQSRQWVVLVDGHPHQLKQIYRVMKKLNINATVVMDFIHVLEYLWKAAWCLFEKDDPEVEDWIENRATEILRGNASQVAKGLGISATKRKLKQREGINKCIGYLLKNKSRLEYGKALEQGFPIASGVIEGACRHLINDRLDITGARWSLEGAEAILKLRSLRSSGDIEKYWEYHKKQSKQRLYRCG, encoded by the coding sequence ATGAAACTAGCATACTCAAACTCACTCGAATTTTCATTCTTTTCTGAAGCCAAATTGAAATTTGAGCGTATTATTTCGCACCTCGAAGACAAACAAGTTAAGCAAGAGAGCCATGGAGAAGTTGAAGCCTATATCGATACCGAAGGAACTGAGTTGTTGCGGTGTTTATTGCAGGGTTTCTTAGATATCAAAACCGCTGAAGAGCCCCGTCAGCAAGTTTGTTCCAACCGTGACATTGCATTGAATTATTTGAAAAATAACTGCAAACGAAACTTAGAAAGTTTATTTGGTACCGTAACGATGCATCGAAAAGGTTACAGTCAACGTCGGTGTGATAGCGTGTTTCCAATGGATGGTGAGCTGAATCTTTCGAAAGATAAATACTCTGATGGTGTACGCCTAAGACTCGCTACAGAAGCAGTCAAAGGCTCATATGATGATGCAGTAAGCTCAATAGATACCACCACAGGTGCGCACGTGCCCAAGCGACAAGCAAGGCAAATTGTGCAGGATATTGCACAAGATTTTGATGGTTTTTATCTCCAGCAGAGATACCTTAAGCCAGAAAATACATCTGATTTACTGGTATTGACTATGGATGGAAAAGGCATCGTTATGCAACCTAATAGCTTGAGAGAGGGCACGCAAAAAGCAGCGAAACAACAGAAGCTCAAAGGACGCCTAAGTGCTGGAGAAAAAAAAGACCGCAAACGAATGGCAGAAGTTGCAGCGGTATACACCACCAAGCCTTTGCATCGTACCCCAGAATCAATCATGTCTAGAAACGATAATTCAAATGTTCGTCCATTACGTGTGCCACCAAGAAATAAACGTGTGTGGGCAAGCGTAGAAAGAAGCGCTGCGACTGTGATTGAAGAAGCATTTTTAGAAGCTCTGGAACGAGACCCTACTCAAAGCCGTCAGTGGGTTGTACTCGTTGATGGTCATCCTCATCAGCTAAAACAAATTTATCGGGTGATGAAGAAACTCAACATCAATGCAACGGTGGTCATGGATTTCATCCATGTGCTTGAATATCTCTGGAAAGCGGCGTGGTGCTTATTTGAAAAAGATGATCCAGAAGTCGAAGATTGGATAGAAAATCGAGCGACTGAAATCTTACGAGGTAATGCGTCACAAGTAGCAAAAGGCCTTGGGATCAGTGCAACAAAACGGAAATTAAAACAACGAGAAGGCATTAATAAGTGCATCGGTTATCTATTGAAAAATAAATCAAGATTAGAATACGGTAAAGCGTTAGAGCAAGGTTTCCCAATTGCTAGCGGTGTCATTGAGGGAGCTTGTCGTCATCTGATTAATGATAGGTTGGATATCACTGGAGCGAGATGGAGCCTTGAAGGTGCAGAAGCTATATTAAAACTTAGGTCGTTAAGATCGAGTGGTGATATTGAAAAGTATTGGGAGTATCACAAAAAGCAATCCAAACAGAGGTTATACAGATGTGGGTAA
- a CDS encoding reverse transcriptase domain-containing protein, with translation MAMTIVMQPVYEPHLHEHSYGYRPCRSAQQGGVISPLLANIYLNDFCLKIHEKTPCKIVTYADDFVVLHKQTYTQEQLDWITQQLSDEGLKLNQSKTHCVDMGKLMNEFDFLGFNFQRITGLIKGTSYIKIQASKKSQTKLKNKIRDIVKHRTSNTLGVLINKVNQVLRGWKHYFGGIGYPRGVFFRINGFVVNRFYRWHRRLSQRRSKYLSRGAYEKLRQAGLEYLPTTR, from the coding sequence ATGGCGATGACAATAGTGATGCAACCCGTCTACGAACCTCATTTACATGAACACAGTTATGGTTATCGTCCATGTCGAAGCGCCCAGCAAGGCGGAGTTATCTCTCCACTACTGGCTAACATCTATCTCAACGATTTCTGTTTGAAAATACACGAAAAAACACCGTGTAAAATCGTTACCTATGCAGATGATTTTGTTGTACTTCATAAGCAAACCTACACACAAGAGCAACTGGACTGGATAACACAGCAATTAAGTGATGAAGGTCTGAAGCTAAATCAAAGTAAAACCCACTGTGTGGATATGGGAAAGCTGATGAATGAGTTTGATTTCCTCGGTTTTAACTTTCAACGGATCACAGGCCTCATCAAAGGCACCAGTTACATCAAGATACAGGCGTCTAAGAAGAGCCAAACAAAGCTGAAAAATAAAATCAGAGACATAGTGAAACACCGAACCTCAAATACACTTGGCGTACTGATAAATAAGGTTAATCAAGTTCTGAGGGGATGGAAACACTATTTTGGTGGGATAGGTTATCCCAGAGGTGTATTTTTCAGAATAAATGGATTTGTAGTAAACCGGTTCTATCGCTGGCATCGTCGCTTAAGTCAACGTCGAAGCAAGTATCTATCACGAGGTGCTTACGAAAAATTACGCCAAGCTGGTCTTGAGTATTTACCCACGACAAGATGA
- a CDS encoding ankyrin repeat domain-containing protein — MVDVQGFSTQFLTETAALDASPFIVFDEEGSEKHYQVQRVKNQYKFTRFLSSGSNSQPLMKPDEVVCVRYSKNKGPQYEEGVSISKPPLDAGSDISDIGVLSEKITVNDIPTIESALNIINKELYEAIFDECQTGGAGIQHLLEKGLNLYQTNRNGLVALHIAAINGHVEIIKELLKQGVAVDVKSKGGGTALQFATLSNRPECVNFLMQHGASEIVVNKKGATPLIVAAKYGYSACLDLLNTERCRNIQSKFGNAAILVALSYGQTECAQKLLDSGANASIRNNYSSNVFHAAVLGNQVELVDVLKTKTLGNELNRRDRQGSTPLHLAFYCNKLDCIIKLKEIGAKQQCSLLSLGFYSVVRGKTFSNLKHVYRTP, encoded by the coding sequence ATGGTTGATGTTCAGGGTTTTAGCACTCAATTTCTTACAGAAACTGCTGCACTTGACGCTTCTCCATTTATAGTTTTTGACGAAGAAGGTTCTGAAAAGCATTATCAAGTTCAGCGAGTGAAAAATCAGTATAAATTCACACGATTCCTTTCTTCAGGATCTAATTCTCAACCTTTAATGAAACCTGATGAAGTCGTCTGTGTAAGGTATTCAAAAAACAAGGGCCCTCAGTATGAGGAAGGTGTTTCAATAAGCAAACCACCTTTGGATGCAGGTAGTGATATAAGTGATATAGGAGTTCTTAGTGAAAAAATCACAGTGAATGATATTCCAACTATTGAATCAGCATTAAATATAATTAATAAGGAACTATACGAAGCCATATTTGACGAGTGTCAAACTGGGGGGGCTGGTATTCAACACCTCCTAGAGAAAGGATTGAACTTATATCAGACTAATAGAAATGGGCTTGTTGCATTACATATTGCGGCAATAAATGGGCATGTTGAAATAATCAAGGAGCTACTGAAGCAAGGCGTAGCTGTTGATGTAAAAAGTAAGGGGGGGGGAACGGCATTACAGTTTGCTACTTTAAGTAATCGTCCAGAATGCGTAAATTTTCTTATGCAACATGGTGCATCTGAAATAGTTGTCAATAAAAAGGGGGCGACACCTCTAATAGTGGCAGCAAAATACGGTTATTCAGCATGTTTGGATCTCCTCAATACGGAACGTTGTCGAAATATTCAGAGTAAATTTGGTAATGCCGCAATCTTAGTAGCGCTAAGTTACGGGCAAACTGAATGTGCACAGAAACTACTTGATAGTGGTGCGAATGCATCCATACGAAATAATTACAGTTCAAATGTATTTCATGCTGCTGTGTTGGGCAATCAGGTCGAATTGGTTGATGTACTGAAAACTAAAACACTCGGCAATGAACTAAACAGACGCGACCGTCAAGGTTCTACCCCTTTGCACTTAGCATTTTATTGCAATAAATTAGATTGTATTATTAAGTTAAAAGAGATTGGAGCCAAGCAACAATGTTCACTACTTTCTTTAGGCTTTTACAGCGTGGTACGTGGAAAAACCTTTTCAAATTTAAAACATGTCTATAGGACTCCTTAG
- a CDS encoding M23 family metallopeptidase — protein MSVTVFIQGRKDVKRWHLGKRWLMLPVILAALAIILYQNSNARFVDQQANMNSERLEREEQKQQVLNLKQATESQLSLLVTHVARMQAKITRLEALGQQVASQNDLDGQFDFSDEVGVGGMSDLGASVELNQLIQDMDKLASQIDHREQQLSVLETVVSNLHIDKERYISGRPIAKGWLSSPFGLRNDPFTGRRAMHKGIDFAGAKGTEVVATAAGVVTWAGSMFGYGNLVEIDHGNGLHTRYGHNASLSVQVGDVVIKGQKVASMGSTGRSTGPHVHYEVLRGGRQIDPQKYVYRKAG, from the coding sequence ATGAGTGTAACAGTATTTATCCAAGGCAGAAAAGATGTAAAACGTTGGCATCTTGGCAAACGTTGGTTAATGCTGCCTGTCATCCTAGCTGCGCTTGCTATCATTCTATATCAAAACAGTAATGCACGCTTTGTCGATCAGCAAGCGAACATGAACTCTGAGCGCCTAGAAAGGGAAGAGCAAAAACAACAAGTGCTCAATCTCAAACAAGCGACAGAATCCCAATTATCGTTATTAGTCACTCATGTCGCGAGAATGCAAGCTAAAATAACTCGTCTTGAAGCACTCGGTCAGCAAGTAGCATCACAAAATGATCTCGACGGACAATTTGATTTCTCCGATGAAGTCGGTGTGGGTGGTATGAGTGATTTAGGAGCAAGCGTCGAGCTGAACCAACTTATTCAAGACATGGATAAACTCGCTTCTCAGATTGATCATAGAGAACAACAGCTTTCAGTACTTGAAACTGTGGTATCTAATCTCCATATAGATAAAGAACGATATATTTCTGGTCGTCCGATCGCTAAAGGCTGGTTATCTTCTCCTTTCGGTTTACGCAATGATCCTTTTACAGGTCGTCGCGCAATGCATAAAGGGATTGATTTCGCTGGTGCGAAAGGCACTGAAGTTGTTGCTACTGCAGCAGGAGTAGTGACTTGGGCTGGTAGCATGTTTGGTTACGGCAATCTTGTCGAAATTGATCATGGTAACGGACTTCATACTCGATACGGACACAATGCATCCTTGAGTGTTCAAGTAGGAGATGTGGTCATTAAAGGACAAAAAGTGGCAAGTATGGGCAGCACCGGCCGCTCAACTGGGCCACACGTACACTATGAAGTGTTGCGGGGCGGGCGACAAATCGATCCTCAAAAATACGTCTACCGCAAGGCAGGTTAA
- a CDS encoding transposase — translation MLPVSDGFPNYGYCASKDMRYYGFHGNLLVDERGIPVEFTLTAANIDERDAAYEIINNIKGLLIGDKGLIRPILNEDCLQADIDLHRYEKI, via the coding sequence TTGTTACCCGTATCTGATGGGTTCCCAAATTATGGCTACTGTGCCTCTAAGGATATGAGATACTACGGTTTTCATGGGAATCTACTTGTTGATGAAAGAGGCATTCCAGTAGAGTTCACTTTAACCGCCGCAAATATTGACGAACGTGATGCCGCTTATGAAATTATCAATAATATCAAAGGTCTTTTAATTGGTGATAAAGGGCTTATTAGACCAATACTCAATGAAGACTGTCTTCAAGCTGACATTGATTTACACCGTTACGAAAAAATATGA
- the secA gene encoding preprotein translocase subunit SecA, with the protein MFGKLLTKVFGSRNDRTLKSFGKIVNQINALEAEYSKFSDDELSAKTEEFRKRIADGETLEDIMAEAFAVVREASVRIFEMRHFDVQLIGGMVLDSNRIAEMRTGEGKTLTATLPAYLNGLTGKGVHIITVNDYLAARDAEFNRPLFEFLGLSVGINVAGLSPEEKKQAYAADITYGTNNEFGFDYLRDNMAFSPQERVQRPLHYALIDEVDSILIDEARTPLIISGAAEDSSELYMQVNTLIPNLVRQEKEDTEEFVGEGDYSIDEKAKQVHMTERGQEKVEQLLVERGLLPEGDSLYSAANISLLHHVTAALRAHTLFERDVDYIVKDDEVIIVDEHTGRTMPGRRWSEGLHQAVEAKEGAHIQNENQTLASITFQNYFRIYEKLAGMTGTADTEAFEFQHIYGLDTVVVPTNRPMVRKDMPDLVYLTAAEKYNAIIEDIKDCQERGQPVLVGTVSIEQSELLSRLMNAQKIKHSVLNAKFHEKEADIVAQAGRAGVVTVATNMAGRGTDIVLGGNWNAEVAELDNPTTEQITAIKDAWQVRHDAVIESGGLHILGTERHESRRIDNQLRGRSGRQGDAGSSRFYLSMEDSLMRIFASDRVSGMMKKLGMEEGEAIEHPWVSRAIENSQRKVEARNFDIRKQLLEFDDVANDQRQVVYSQRNDLMDAQSIADTIDNVKEDVIAGVIEQYVPPQSIEEMWDVPGLETRLQQEFSIALPINEWLEKEDDLHEETLRERIVTSWSEAYAAKEEAVGGSVLRQFEKSVMLQTLDSLWKEHLAAMDHLRQGIHLRGYAQKNPKQEYKRESFELFQQMLDTLKYDVISVLSKVQVQAQSDVDEMEQRRREEEARLHRDFQHQQAESMVGAETEEVAALESHTPIVRDGEKIGRNDPCPCGSRKKYKQCHGKIS; encoded by the coding sequence ATGTTTGGAAAATTACTGACAAAAGTTTTTGGTAGTCGTAACGATCGTACCCTTAAAAGTTTCGGCAAAATAGTTAATCAAATAAATGCATTAGAAGCAGAGTACAGTAAGTTTTCTGATGATGAGTTATCAGCAAAAACCGAAGAGTTTCGTAAACGAATTGCTGATGGCGAAACGCTCGAAGATATCATGGCGGAAGCTTTTGCAGTTGTTCGCGAAGCATCTGTGCGTATTTTTGAAATGCGACATTTTGATGTGCAGCTTATCGGCGGCATGGTCTTGGATAGTAACCGTATTGCAGAAATGCGTACAGGTGAAGGTAAAACCCTTACCGCAACATTACCCGCATACCTTAATGGTTTAACAGGTAAAGGCGTTCACATTATTACCGTGAATGATTACCTAGCAGCCCGTGATGCTGAATTTAATCGACCTTTATTTGAATTCTTAGGCTTATCTGTTGGTATTAATGTCGCGGGATTATCGCCAGAAGAGAAAAAGCAAGCCTACGCTGCAGATATCACATACGGAACCAATAACGAATTTGGCTTTGATTATCTGCGTGACAATATGGCGTTTTCTCCGCAAGAACGCGTTCAACGCCCGTTGCATTATGCGTTAATCGATGAAGTCGACTCAATTCTTATCGATGAAGCAAGAACCCCATTGATTATTTCAGGAGCTGCCGAAGACAGTTCTGAATTGTACATGCAAGTGAATACGCTTATTCCTAATCTTGTACGTCAAGAAAAAGAAGATACTGAAGAATTTGTTGGTGAAGGCGATTACAGTATTGATGAAAAAGCCAAGCAAGTTCACATGACTGAGCGTGGTCAAGAAAAAGTTGAACAACTATTGGTCGAACGTGGGTTATTACCTGAAGGCGACTCATTATATTCTGCAGCAAACATTTCCTTATTACACCATGTTACTGCCGCGTTACGTGCGCATACTTTATTCGAAAGAGATGTTGATTACATTGTTAAAGATGATGAAGTTATTATCGTAGACGAACATACTGGTCGTACAATGCCGGGTAGACGTTGGTCTGAAGGCTTACACCAAGCGGTAGAAGCTAAAGAAGGGGCTCATATTCAAAATGAAAACCAAACACTTGCTTCTATAACCTTCCAGAATTACTTCCGTATTTATGAGAAATTAGCGGGCATGACAGGTACTGCTGATACCGAGGCTTTTGAATTTCAGCATATTTATGGCTTAGATACCGTTGTGGTTCCAACGAATCGTCCAATGGTGCGTAAAGATATGCCTGATTTAGTGTATTTGACAGCCGCAGAAAAATACAATGCGATCATTGAAGATATTAAAGACTGTCAAGAACGTGGTCAGCCAGTTCTCGTAGGTACAGTGTCTATTGAGCAATCTGAATTGTTGTCGCGCTTAATGAATGCACAGAAGATTAAGCACAGTGTTTTGAATGCTAAATTCCATGAAAAAGAAGCAGATATTGTGGCGCAAGCTGGCCGAGCTGGTGTGGTTACCGTAGCAACCAATATGGCTGGACGTGGTACTGATATTGTACTGGGCGGCAATTGGAACGCGGAAGTCGCTGAGCTAGATAATCCAACAACTGAGCAAATTACTGCTATTAAAGATGCATGGCAAGTTCGTCATGACGCAGTTATCGAATCCGGTGGCTTGCACATATTGGGTACAGAGCGTCATGAGTCGCGTCGTATCGATAATCAGCTACGTGGTCGTTCAGGTCGTCAAGGTGATGCCGGCTCATCTCGCTTCTATTTATCAATGGAAGACAGTTTGATGAGGATTTTTGCTTCAGATCGTGTTTCAGGCATGATGAAAAAATTAGGTATGGAAGAAGGCGAAGCCATCGAACATCCTTGGGTTTCACGTGCAATTGAAAACTCTCAACGTAAAGTTGAAGCACGTAACTTTGATATTCGTAAACAACTTCTTGAATTTGACGACGTAGCGAATGATCAGCGACAAGTTGTCTATTCACAACGAAACGATCTTATGGATGCGCAAAGTATTGCAGATACCATAGATAACGTAAAAGAAGATGTTATTGCTGGTGTCATCGAGCAATATGTTCCACCTCAGTCAATTGAAGAAATGTGGGACGTCCCTGGATTAGAAACTCGTCTGCAGCAAGAGTTCTCAATAGCATTACCAATTAATGAATGGTTAGAGAAAGAAGACGATCTTCATGAAGAAACATTACGCGAACGTATTGTTACTAGCTGGTCGGAAGCTTATGCCGCAAAAGAAGAAGCAGTAGGTGGTTCTGTTTTACGACAGTTTGAAAAGTCAGTCATGCTTCAAACATTAGATTCGCTTTGGAAAGAGCATCTCGCGGCGATGGATCATCTTCGCCAAGGTATACACCTACGAGGTTATGCTCAAAAGAATCCAAAGCAAGAATATAAGCGTGAATCTTTTGAGTTGTTTCAACAAATGCTAGACACTCTTAAATATGATGTCATTAGCGTCTTGTCTAAAGTACAAGTTCAAGCCCAATCGGATGTCGATGAGATGGAACAGCGTCGCCGTGAAGAAGAAGCGCGTTTGCATCGTGACTTCCAACATCAGCAGGCTGAGTCAATGGTTGGAGCTGAAACAGAAGAAGTCGCTGCGCTCGAATCTCATACTCCGATAGTTCGAGACGGTGAAAAGATTGGTCGCAACGATCCTTGCCCTTGCGGTTCGAGAAAGAAATACAAGCAGTGTCACGGAAAAATTAGTTAA
- a CDS encoding helix-turn-helix domain-containing protein, which produces MKKVVALSEFEIETLKAAVAHHPKHRSRTRAHAFLLSNKKFSIKQIADIFEVCEITVSNWITAWYEQGVSSLFDDKRVQVDLAFTLKRKLHS; this is translated from the coding sequence ATGAAAAAAGTCGTAGCACTTTCAGAATTTGAAATTGAAACATTGAAAGCAGCCGTAGCACATCATCCCAAACATCGTAGTCGAACCAGAGCACACGCATTTCTGTTAAGTAATAAGAAGTTTTCAATTAAACAGATAGCTGACATTTTCGAAGTTTGCGAAATTACAGTATCAAACTGGATTACCGCTTGGTACGAGCAAGGTGTCTCAAGTTTATTTGATGACAAACGTGTTCAGGTCGACCTAGCATTTACTCTCAAGAGGAAGCTTCACTCTTAA
- a CDS encoding DEAD/DEAH box helicase gives MPSTQPKPLAQLTSKNLASFFSEITLSKGQQYFKEGRVLAVDYSEGHLTASATVLSSTNQKYALIVGAFSSGSQTFIFSQCDCPVGKCCKHAAAVIYHFISHSNNNDDIVESWLEKLDDITDEKETEEIDERQHLYVLRLTSKNCFVEIRKGKLNKKGFYGKGSVIAISNPNYLSSWKFSEEEIKLIRLLADQNHYDCKLTIKKEEGYLALKKMLATGRCFLGDDRTPLRINETKDISFIWNSLQGNQQQLHLELANVENWQLLPTEPVTYIDTDNFNIGEINTDIPIEKLMLLKHAPVMSDANVEQLSHQLIKHFPVNVLPETLLVEFEEVNLPLIKKITLTMAQFSNQVQLQPVVIAEFIYGDISFPAHSNKDRFTILKQHSKNIKVIRDLRAEQYAIDDLHLLSLGAIASEYLPLEALQEGVERQLEEGSVWTLGHLPEGIQDWIGFTTVGIEQCKNSGFIVEVADDFDLKIVEPELIIDIDDQEDLGWFSMALTADIDGQQISLLPLIAAWLSHNKEPKDEEELLLPTPNGSFVKIKVSSIRPIISLIEELFTGRDEQLRIPQNRAMLLNDFSAHDISLINGQRVKALADKLADFNGIEPVIVPKSMQATLREYQQEGLNWLCFLKEYGFGGTLADDMGLGKTLQTLAFIMKQQELSLNQRGSLIICPTSLVGNWLKETQKFTPDLRVVVCHGSKRQSILSTLDEYDIVITTYPLIVRDSKHYQDRAFDHIVLDEAQQIKNIQAKVTQQVKELKAGFKLCLSGTPLENHLGELKSLMDFSLIGLLGNHQHFNKYFRQPIEKHGNVAKAKELSRRIEPFLLRRTKNEVMAELPEKTIIEQNVILEKDQRNLYEAIRVTMEKKIRDLFAKKGMANSHIEFLDALLKLRQACCDARLVKLEQAQGVKSNAKLDWLINNLPEMIAEGRKIIIFSQFTTMLGLIEAELKELSIRYSKLTGQTRKRQPQIDGFQEGTNSVFLISLKAGGTGLNLTAADTVIHYDPWWNPAVEKQATDRAHRIGQDKAVFVYKLIAEGTIEEKIQEMQKHKQGIADSVFSGKKQTAWEGRAEELLSLFQ, from the coding sequence ATGCCTTCTACTCAACCAAAGCCCTTAGCGCAACTTACCTCAAAAAACCTTGCTTCGTTTTTTAGTGAAATTACCCTCTCAAAAGGTCAGCAGTACTTTAAAGAAGGGCGAGTACTGGCGGTGGATTACAGTGAAGGTCATTTAACGGCCAGTGCGACAGTATTAAGTTCAACAAATCAAAAATACGCATTAATTGTTGGTGCTTTTAGTTCAGGCTCTCAAACATTTATATTCAGCCAATGTGATTGTCCAGTTGGTAAATGTTGTAAACATGCAGCTGCAGTCATTTATCATTTTATTTCTCACTCCAATAATAATGACGATATTGTAGAGAGTTGGCTTGAAAAACTTGATGATATTACCGATGAAAAGGAGACTGAGGAAATTGATGAGCGCCAACATTTATATGTTTTACGCCTTACTAGTAAAAATTGTTTCGTTGAAATTCGTAAAGGAAAGTTAAACAAAAAAGGGTTTTATGGTAAGGGTTCTGTCATAGCTATTAGTAATCCAAACTACCTTTCAAGTTGGAAATTTTCCGAAGAAGAAATAAAATTGATACGATTACTTGCGGATCAAAATCACTATGACTGCAAACTTACCATCAAAAAAGAAGAAGGTTATTTAGCGTTAAAAAAAATGTTGGCTACAGGTCGATGTTTTTTGGGAGATGATAGAACCCCTTTAAGAATAAATGAAACTAAAGATATTAGTTTTATTTGGAATAGCTTACAGGGCAACCAACAACAACTTCATCTTGAATTAGCAAATGTAGAAAACTGGCAACTGCTTCCCACAGAGCCTGTAACCTATATCGATACAGATAATTTCAACATAGGTGAAATTAATACTGACATCCCCATTGAAAAATTGATGTTGTTGAAACACGCACCTGTTATGTCTGATGCAAACGTCGAACAATTGAGCCATCAACTCATTAAGCACTTCCCTGTCAACGTGTTACCAGAAACTCTACTGGTTGAATTCGAAGAGGTTAACCTGCCTCTTATAAAAAAAATAACCTTAACTATGGCGCAATTCTCAAATCAAGTTCAATTACAGCCAGTTGTTATTGCTGAGTTCATTTATGGGGATATTAGTTTTCCAGCACATTCGAATAAGGATAGGTTTACTATTCTTAAACAACATAGTAAAAACATTAAGGTCATTCGAGATTTAAGAGCTGAGCAGTATGCTATCGATGATCTCCATTTATTAAGCTTAGGTGCAATTGCTTCCGAATACTTACCTCTTGAAGCATTGCAAGAGGGTGTAGAAAGGCAATTAGAAGAAGGTAGTGTTTGGACGTTAGGGCATTTGCCAGAAGGTATTCAGGATTGGATAGGATTCACAACGGTTGGAATTGAGCAATGTAAAAATAGTGGTTTTATTGTCGAAGTCGCGGACGATTTTGATTTAAAAATTGTTGAACCAGAATTGATTATTGATATTGACGATCAAGAAGACTTAGGTTGGTTCTCAATGGCATTAACTGCTGATATTGATGGCCAACAAATCTCACTATTACCTTTGATTGCTGCATGGTTGAGTCATAATAAAGAGCCTAAAGATGAAGAAGAACTTCTTCTGCCGACGCCCAACGGCAGTTTTGTTAAAATTAAAGTATCTTCTATTAGACCTATCATAAGCTTGATTGAAGAACTCTTTACTGGAAGAGACGAGCAGTTACGTATTCCTCAAAATCGTGCCATGTTGCTCAATGATTTTTCTGCCCATGACATCAGTCTGATAAACGGACAAAGAGTGAAAGCGTTAGCAGATAAACTCGCTGACTTTAACGGTATTGAACCTGTTATTGTGCCTAAGTCGATGCAAGCGACACTTAGAGAATATCAACAAGAAGGGCTTAACTGGCTGTGTTTTCTAAAAGAATATGGCTTTGGTGGTACGCTTGCCGATGATATGGGGCTTGGCAAAACACTGCAAACGTTAGCTTTTATTATGAAGCAACAAGAGCTTAGTCTGAATCAAAGAGGCAGCTTAATTATTTGTCCAACGAGCTTAGTTGGAAATTGGCTAAAAGAAACACAAAAATTTACACCCGATTTAAGGGTTGTGGTTTGTCACGGAAGTAAAAGGCAGTCAATTTTAAGCACATTAGATGAGTATGACATTGTGATAACAACATATCCGTTAATTGTGCGTGATAGCAAACATTACCAAGACAGAGCATTTGATCATATCGTATTGGACGAAGCGCAACAAATCAAAAATATACAAGCTAAAGTTACGCAGCAGGTAAAAGAGTTAAAAGCCGGATTTAAACTTTGTTTATCGGGCACACCGCTTGAAAACCATTTAGGTGAGCTTAAGTCTTTAATGGATTTTTCTTTAATTGGCTTATTAGGTAACCATCAACACTTTAATAAATATTTTAGGCAGCCGATTGAAAAGCATGGCAATGTAGCAAAGGCTAAAGAGTTAAGCCGTCGAATTGAGCCGTTTTTATTGAGGCGCACAAAAAATGAAGTCATGGCCGAGTTGCCAGAGAAAACGATTATTGAGCAAAACGTCATACTGGAGAAAGATCAACGTAACCTCTATGAAGCTATTCGAGTGACCATGGAGAAAAAGATTCGTGATTTATTCGCAAAAAAAGGAATGGCAAACAGTCACATAGAATTTTTAGATGCATTATTGAAATTACGTCAAGCCTGTTGTGATGCTCGTTTAGTCAAATTAGAGCAAGCACAAGGTGTCAAAAGCAATGCAAAATTGGATTGGTTGATCAACAACTTACCTGAAATGATTGCAGAAGGTCGGAAGATAATTATTTTTAGTCAATTTACTACTATGCTAGGGCTCATTGAAGCTGAGCTAAAAGAACTATCCATTAGGTACAGTAAATTAACGGGGCAAACGCGCAAGCGCCAACCGCAAATAGATGGTTTTCAAGAAGGCACGAATTCTGTATTTTTAATTAGCCTCAAAGCCGGTGGTACAGGGCTTAACCTGACTGCAGCAGATACCGTAATACATTATGATCCATGGTGGAATCCTGCTGTAGAAAAACAAGCAACAGACAGAGCCCATCGAATAGGACAAGATAAAGCTGTGTTTGTGTATAAGCTAATTGCTGAAGGGACAATTGAAGAAAAAATTCAAGAAATGCAAAAACATAAACAAGGTATAGCGGATAGTGTGTTTTCAGGTAAAAAACAAACCGCATGGGAAGGGAGGGCAGAAGAATTGCTGTCGCTATTCCAATAA